The sequence AGTATCGGCAACACCGGTACAACTTGTGCATTATGACCTTGGAACCACATTGCGCCGTTATTTATCGTTCCTTAAGATAAATTATGATCAGTTTCATTCAGTCGTTAATTCTTGTAGCTGTCCAGTAAATAAAGAATGagttttattccaggattttttAAGGCAGtcaaaattatgaattattcCTTCCAGGTACGTGTTGCGCGACTCGCCGCGATAAGTTTTGTTGCACTACTATTATTGGCAATACTAGTTTATTTTGGACCTTTTACCCTAGAACCAAAATGCGCGCGTGATTGCTTTATGACTTTACCTCACTGAAGATAAATAAAGATGAAGTTATACGAGCCGTATAGTCTAATtgcttttaacaaaatattttatgaaaaaaatatcggCTTATCGGCTTATATAGCTTATATTTATCTTAAGGAACGATAAATAACGGCGCAATGTGGTTCTAAGGTCATAATGCCCAAGTTGTACCGGTGTTGCCGATACTCGTTAAGAGAAGGTGCGAGGTAACTTATCGCCGAAATTTGTTGCGCAACACGTATCTGCAATCATTTTAACTGCCTTGAAGAAGTTATCTATGCTCCTGTTATAAAGTATCTAAgctcatatttatttattttgaagtaTCCAAACTGTACCGGCATTGAAACACGTCTCAACTTGATCAAAATATTATGTAACGTGTTGCACAACAAATCCATGGCGAAACGTTGCTACGCACGTAACTACTTCCTTGACCGATTATCGTCAACACCGGCTCTTTATGGATGTTTTAACTTTCGACAAATGTATGCGGGGTTGCTTCGTTGGTTGTCCGCGTATCAACTTAATTCTCCATCCTATCAACTTTCTCTCTCAACTTGTCCTCATAAGTTTATGTACTAATTGCctctaaataaatatgtaaattaatttatcgGTTTTCATAGTCGAACATACTCATTAATTGCCGAGTGCATTAAAAAGCATTCGAAATGTTAAGATATATGCAACTTGTTGCACAACAAACTCGCCACAATAAGTTGCGTCGCACGTACCACCGGTATAGTTTGGaccttttaattttgtaaactaTGCCACCATGCTTAGTATTAGTCAGCCAAGGTTGACCATTAACCGTTTTCCCCGCTTTCTTGCTTTcagatgaataaataaaaaactctgcATTGCTcctatacaatattttaaccaaaaataccCATTAACTGCCACTTTCATAGTCAAATTGATTTGGCAACTCcgcataaaattttattacttaaaagttGTTACTATTTGACGTCCACACGTATCTGTCAATCAATCGATTTGAACCAATCAGGTTAAAGCAAACCAAATGCTTCCATTTGATTGGCGGTTGAAACGCTTATATCAAGCGCCATCTTTGAATATCGGTCTTTTACGATTTGACGTTTCGTTCAGTAACACGGAAAGGTGAATATCCATTTTAAATcctcaaaaatctttaaaattagtGACAATCCTTTAGAAAAATCCTTATATTCTATTAATTAAGTTGTTCTGTGCTAGtgtttgataaatattttgttgattttcagGAACTAAACCAAAAATGTCCGACGTGTAAGTATCTTAACCTCAAACATGAAAATTGGAACGAGAAAATTTCCGGAAACTGGAAAGAAGCGGCGTAATAAACCCTTGAATCTAGAAATTGAGGGTCGACTGGTTTACATTTGGGCCCCAAAATGACTTCGTTTATGTGCCAGTGCAAAACATTTTGAACATCGTTTCAAACATGTCGTTCCACTTCACATAAAGGAAATCCTACATGAGGGCCTTATATGTAAACAAGTGTTGACTCGAGGATGTTTTTAGAGAGGAAACGCCCGTGGCTCCGGTCCCAGTCTCTGGGGGGCCCATGGACGTCAATCAAGCCCTACAAGAAGTTCTTAAGACCGCCCTGATCCATGACGGAGTCGTACATGGATTACATGAAGCAGCCAAAGCTTTGGACAAAAGACAAGCTGTGTTATGTGTTTTGGCCGAGAACTGTGATGAGCCCAAGTaagtaacttttatttttttgacttcAGCATATAATTGTAGTAACAGATTTCACAATTCTATGTCTATAACATTATAAAGTTCTTATTTAAATTGTGGGAAACTTTGAAAAGTATCATGATGATTCCTAAGGCAGGCTCCCTCTTCAGACTGAACCCAAACTAACCGTGGTTGATAATAATCTTGCCTtctgataattaaattttttatagcttAGAAGTTGCTGCAGCATTAATTCTCCGCTAATCGAAAGTTTGTTTTTAGATACAAACAGCTTGTGCAGGCCTTGTGTGCTGAACACCAAATCCAACTGATCAAGGTGGACAACAACAAGAAACTGGGCGAATGGTCTGGACTGTGTAAAATTGATAACACTGGAAAGGCGAGGAAGGTTGTTGGCAGTTCCTGTGTTGTTATTAGGGTAAGGATTTCtgttacaatatttattactttactGATTCACTCAATATCTTAGTATAATATTGGCATTGTTAAAAGCATATTTAGGACAGTCTTATGTGATATATCACACTTCTTTTAggctaatttttgtttttttttcttcaggaTTATGGTGAAGAGTCTCCTGCCCTAGATGTGCTGAAAGAGTAccttaaaaatactaaataaataggtttaaatttatgttttaaataaaagaccAAAAAGAAATCTTAGTTTTATTACTGCCAATCCTTTAAACATTTACAAgttaattttatgaatttaaagacAGTTAACCTAGTTTTATTGGTTCTAGAACTTTATGTGTAAATCGAAACAATAATTGTTACTACTCTAGGTATTTTCGTTTTAAGTTTTATCTTGGGAAATTCCTTCCATGGGCTTGCATGTTATGTAGGTTTGACTTAcaggtaaattaaaatttgacttAAAACTTTATTCCTTATGTCAATTGTGTTGGAAACATTCAAAATCACTAATTTGTTGATCTATCGGCAGGATCTGTTggatgccttggagaggggatCTCAGATGGATGTgatttatacagacttctccaaggcttttgatagagtcGATCACAGAATCTTGCAGGAGAAACTTAGAGTGTTTGGTTTCTCCAATCATATAGTTGCCTGGTTCACAAGCTTCTTGTCCGGCCAGACTTGGCAGGTTAGATTGGGTAGTACTAGATCCAGCAATATGAATGTATGttctggtgtacctcagggtggACACTGCTCACCATTgctctttaacattttcattaatgatatagctacatacatgttttgaaaatagtgcctttttattgtttgcagatgacctgAAATTTTATAGAGTAATCCAGACTCCCAAAGACCAAATTTCGTCGCAGAATGACCTGAATAGGCTAAATGATTGGTGTGTCAACAATATCTTATTCTTAAACATgaagaaatgtaattatattagttttcacaaaagaagTAAATAGGGGGAAGCTCTGTTCAGTATTCTGATACAATCAAGGATCTTGGCATTTATTTTgacgatcatttaaattttaatatacacataaataatatagtggTTAGGTCCTCCAGGGTTCTGGGTTTTGTTCTGCGTAACTGTAGAGAGCTATCAGTCAAGACCTGTTGTAAGAGTGTACATGTCTTTGATGGTTTCTttattggagtatggctcaatgatATGGTCCCCCTATTACATGAACAGCTGTCTGGCCCTTGAAAGGAttcagaataagtttttaatattttgtctatttaaattaaatttggaaataccgAACGATCATGTTTATGATGATGCACGGGAAGTGCTGGCTATGACAACATTGAGAGAAAGACGTATTCGTGGTGATTTAACCTTTGTATTTAGCTTCGGTGTCCCCTCAAGATTCTTGAGACGAAACCTACCATTTGCTTTGCCTTTTCACAGTACCAACTATGCCCCTATCgaaagaaccttaaatattatcaaccatgaggatattgaagttgtgggcattggcttgtctagttttaggaataaaattagagagattgtgtaaactcttctgttgattttatgttggtttgcctgtaaaaacatatttgtattttagctattttaagttatggttaggtgtaacttttgaactttgtaatattgtttttttttttgtaatgagGTTGATCCcgtctattaaataatatatattcaacttcaatataaaatattacaattctaAGAATATAAAGCACCTAGATACCAGAGTATCTGTATGTGCTATGgtagaaacaatttaaaaattctaatatatcaATGTTGTTACCCTTAGCAGGCTAGCCGTTATATAAATTAGTTcacaatatttaacattttaaataagtttacccaaaactacatatcaaaaaccaaacaataaaaatgagaaaaagagaaaaaaaaaaaagattcatatactatatacacatatacattttaactacaaaggtattatgtagtattttacagaattttctAGTCTTTGGTACCTAAAACctataatatttgaaacaaaataaataattgaataaatgtccatactgagatttttttctttttcccttaTGTATTTATGTTGTGATTGCTATcgagtaagaaaataaaaagtttggtgAAAAGCAGAATATTGATACAAGCACATATGAtcaatcaacaaaattttcttttgtttcctaATATATAACTTAGGGCATGCTCATTAAACTTTTTGTAGTATTTCTGTTGTTTGACATTTTCTGGGAgaaggttataaaattttggagctAAAAATACTGCCGAATGTTGACCAAAATCTCGAATCATATAAGGTAGTACAATTTGCTGGTGTTTATTAGCTCGGGTTTGGTGTCTATGGTTTATTATACTTTGTTTACCATAGAATTTATGAACATAAGAGCAACAGGTTGTtataaaaagagttttaaaatcttgtatttcagAATTATATAATTGCTTTGTTGAAAATAACCTAGGTCTCTTTAACATTATCTTTACTATTgagttttgtattgttttaagattttttagactGTTTTCATATGCCCCACCCCAAATCAATATCCCATACCTTAATAGGGGTTCCACGAGAGCTTTATAGATCAACACAATCAGTTTTCTGCACAAAATTTCccttagtaaataaaatttatgtaagagtgcctttatcttttttgttaaataatcaaTGTGTATATCCCATTTTAGATGTTTGTCTATATGgactcccaaatattttatagagtttACCTGTGCAATTGGTTCAttaatattgtttacaataatattttgaaagtttggtctatttaaactgtttatggaaaatgctatatatttagatttttttggatttagtgacaatttaaaggtgtcgaaaaaatttttgattaatgatAGACCTTCTTGAAACTTAACTTTTGCCTCTTGCCATGTGTcttcaataaatataattcctgtatcatctgcataggatATTACTTTGCCAGGAGTTTTTATATCATTCACtgcatttatataaacattGAAAAGTAGGGGTCCTAGTACAGTGCCCTGCGGTATTCCaattttaatgatatcaggATCGCTaaggttattttttatcttgGTGTATTGCATTCTGTTTGATAGATAACTCTGTAAAAGTTGTAATACTTTGCCTCTGAtaccatatttttctaatgtttgtaataatatttggtgTGACACTGTATCGAATGCTTTTGTTAGGTCGAGAAACACCGCAaggcactttttatttttgtccatacTTTTAGTTATATCACTAACAAGCTCATATATAGCATCTATTGTACTGACTCCTCGAgtaaaaccaaattgattttttgatagTACATTATTTTGGTCAAAATAACATAACAGTCTATCCTTaaagcatttttcgaagacTTTTCCCAGGTTAGAGATGACacttattggtctataattatCCATCAATTCCTTACTTCCGGACTTAAAAACTGGACTCACCACAGATACTTTAAAATGACTTGGCACTacaccagttttaaaaattaagtttataatatgTACAAGT comes from Anthonomus grandis grandis chromosome 4, icAntGran1.3, whole genome shotgun sequence and encodes:
- the LOC126735077 gene encoding 40S ribosomal protein S12, with amino-acid sequence MSDVEETPVAPVPVSGGPMDVNQALQEVLKTALIHDGVVHGLHEAAKALDKRQAVLCVLAENCDEPKYKQLVQALCAEHQIQLIKVDNNKKLGEWSGLCKIDNTGKARKVVGSSCVVIRDYGEESPALDVLKEYLKNTK